GAAATATCTCAATAGATAAATACAATATtatgaataagttttttttttttttttttttttttttttttttaataataatgtgTGTAAGTGCGcatatcatatataaatttttccCCTCCCCCACTCAACTCAAATCTTGGCTCCGCTTTTACATGCAGGGGCGGAGCCACGTTGCCCCTTAGGGGGGCCGTggcccctgcaaaaaaaaaaaaaaaaaaaaaaagtccaccaatgtatatagaaattttaattgGGCCCCCCTCAATGATGTACATCCGGCCCCCCTCCCATTTCTGTTCAATTCACTCCCAGGCCCTAGCATGCTCTAGTTTCAATTGTAGGCCTCTTTTATCTTCTAATAAAACAAAACACGACCCCCTTATATTTAAATACCCAAAGGCACTACCcaacaaaataacattttatcaCCCATTCTCAATCTCAAAATCAGAACCCTTTCTTTTGCAATTCTTTTTAGAGAGGTGCTACgttcacaaaatttttatagcatttttagaaatcataagtggttagttgttattagttcaaatttgaacctaacactaagattacttttttgctccaacaataacaaccagtaacaacctgccacttaggatttgttgtaaaaatattgtgaaaatattgtagacatatcatttctcttctttttattctcttcttgTCTTCTGTGTACATGCCACTGCCCACTCAACTGGTACCAGCAGcccccaaacaaaacaaaacctcaGCTCAGCCCTCCTTTCAAACTTAGTCCTCacgatcccaaaaaaaaaaaaaaaaacctgaccattattttctttcttcttgctttcttaaaataaatcattCAGAGGgtgagttttgagttttcttttctttcttcagcACTACACcttcatctctttttttagtgtttttttatttatttattttttcttcttcttctcaactaTATACGCTTACTTAAATATTTAcatgcattttaatttttcatagatttttagagaaatatatGATTGAAGGCATGGGGAGGTATGAATAACAtccatataattaataataggaATGATGATTGGTTGGTTGTTTAAATTacagtggaatttttttttcttaagtaggaataacatccatataattaagtaaaaatttctaattaagattttattttttaagttcttttcaggttaatttttgagtcatattcttaaagcttaaagaattatgagcaaacgaaaaacaattgatgctttctttaagaaaaaaatgttagcAATTCAGAATTTAGGACACCTATGGTTGTAGAAACAAATGTGCCTGTAGAAATAAATGTTGATACTTCAATGCCTAATGAACACCCTtccaaatgttcaagaattcaatctgaagagatagatcgtgatccaggatcacgtaaacaaatatatgaatttcctatcaacaaacaagatgaatCCGACGAGCTTATCTCAAAGAAGgtccatatcaacctaaaaatatagactGTCCATACAATAATGATAATCATCGTCGTCAAAAATCGGCCCCCCCATGTAAAAAATCTTGGCTACGCCCCTGTTTACATAGGTATAACTCAATCTTGAAAACTGGCTTATAATGGGAGAGTACCAAAAAGTTTATAAATACTTAAGCTAAGTGAGACACTATGATCATAACATagatacaaaaataataatattgatgATATGACAAAATTTAATTCTATTAGTCTCTCACAAACTCACTAGATAAAGCTTAGCCTTTGCTCTCAATCTATACGGAGtgacacattttttttcttcttcttttcttttcaagatGGGATAACTATTTCTAATATAATTAGCATACATATAATCTGTTATTCACCAGCTCTATATATATCTCGTAAACCCAAGTGCATATTTTACACAGAATAAcaaaacaatgaagaaaccatGGTAAATAAAGACTACTAAGAATTACACCATCCTGAATCAAATGTGACAATGGTCTCGGGCAATTAGAACAATTGGACGTCACACCTGGTAGTCTCAAATCGAGCTGTTGATAAATTCCCGTTAGAAATCAATGGAACTTTCAATCCGCACCTAACCTTTGGCTTGTGATCCCCACCTATGAAATCTCCAATCCTGAACCTAATACGAAGATAGCACTTCAAATAAATGCTATAGACCCCAACACTTTTTTCCTCGTTGAAGTCAAGCTCATTAGCTCCAAGCACCATCCATTGCTGACCTGAAAACGTTGCATTCAAAAAATGCGTACTCTTGCGTTCTACTTTAAAACCCCATTTCGTCAAATTCTCTGTATCGAACCTCTGGCCCTCGTAGAACGCATTGGCCTCGATTTTGTCGAAGTAGATAGCCATCTTCTTGTTGGGGTTTCTGAGAGTGATGTTGAGGTCGAGTTTGTATTGaagattgttgttgttgtttgtgaaATTGAACTGAGTGAGTTTGGCATCCGTGATATGGACCTTGAACATTCTGGGTTGAAGGATAAGCCAGCAGATGAAGATAGCAAGGACAATGATGAGAATCAAGGCCACTATGGTTTTCCAAAGGCAGCCAAAAAGGCAACAAAAGCGGCCACGGCTTTTGTGTTTGTCTTCTTGGTTCGGCGGTGGTATAGATGGGCCGGGGTAGGAACCATTCAACTGGGGTTCTTTCTCCGCCATTGTTGATCACAAAATTAAGCTCAAGAAATTCACTAAGAGgaagtttttggtttttatttttggttggtgAGGAATTAATGCTAATAGAAGATGATGGAAGAGTGGTACAATTTACAGGTGtgatgtgtgtgtatatatatagcgGTGGATGAGTAGTGTTGAAAGAAAGGTGGTGACAATTTCCATTGTCCAAATTGGTATGCTACGGTTTGGCTACGCGGGGCTGCATGGTACGGTAGAATAGGAAACGCGTGTTTGCTTTTGGAAAAGTTCTGTTCAAAATCCAATATTTGAAGAGAGTAGAATTTCAAAACTTGACCTTCCAATTTCCATTGTCTATCTATTGTGGATTTGTCCAAACAACACCGAATTCAATTTGGCGGCTTTGGGATTGGGCCTACATTACCGAATTCCATCTTTTCTgcaattgattctcaaaaaaataaaatagtctgGGCCTCTTTGACTTTGGGATTACATTGGACCGGAtttaaagatttatttatttatttaaatttgatgCAAGCCTCTTGGCCTTTTTTTGAAGAGTTTTAAAATCCCTTTaggcagaaaaaagaaaaaagaaaataataagaagGAGAAATTTTTTGGAGGGAGTTTGGTTGGAAATTGGAGAGGGAAAAGAGATGGTAGGATTTGGGTGTTTTCTCCAAGCCCACAAAAATGTTTTCTCCCTAGGAGGACTTGCACATGGGCTTCGTTCCTGTAcgttgctatttttttttctttctagttttagtgttttttttttttttgtattatttataaataaataaaaaattgaagtatCCATACacgatttttttaataaaaaaatgtgttacttttttgtttttaataaaaaatgtgatataattgtaaatttgtatcaacttcattttttatcatctcatttttcttcttaaccaaacaaataagtttttcatctctccacttttccatcctccaaccaaacataaatgtgagaaaattaaatctcttttatcttcccacttttctatCCCCTCCCTATTTTCTATCTTCCTAATTTTCCACtcttccaaccaaacagacccttaaagttattctaacaaaaaaattgttaaagttCTTAAGCAAAATTTGTCAAATGTTTGGCAATTTTGTCAAGTAAAAATTTAAGTACACGCTCTTAGGTGTGGACTTTAATTATGTAATTATATTAAGATATTAGGTTGTACTAACCAATGCAACATAAACAATTTTATCATTTCTaagttcaattaaatttaatacaaatatgtttttgaatttattatggAAATTTAAAGTATATTTCCTAATAAGGAAGTGTACCTAAATTTACCcttgtgttaattttttttttctttaaaattgaaaaaaaaaatgtaggaatTCCAAACTTTAATCTTAAAGGCTTAAAGCTCTTTAGTGTACTATTACATTTACTTTCATGTGTTAAAATGTGGACATTCATGTATCAATTATGGATATTGATTCAAAATAATAGATTTAAACAAGTATGGATGGATATTTTtccctatttaaaaaaaaaaaaaagagaaaaaagaaaaaaggaacaaCGATGCAAATTAAAACATGGAAAACAATGAATGTTTTAGAAGATGGAGGAAGAGTAAGTGTGTACATAACTAGGGACTTAGCTTAGGTCTAGTGCTTTAGTGCATTAGATTTGTTGTGATGACACATGTTTACTTTTGTGCACATGTCACCATCGCAATGGCTCTAGGTGCACAAGAGCAACTGGACCCAAGATTTATCCTATAACTAGATATAGCAATGGAAAGTGAAGAGGAATGTTAGTGGTAATTTCGAATTTCCAATTTGGTAAGCCATATGTTGCGGTTCAGAAATATGTGGATGCATAAGTTTGATGggggttcaaatttgaaacgtGTTTCTTAAAGACTAAAACAAACATTAATTGGGTGAGAGGTTACTCGTTGCATTTTTTATCACAactaataatattgctgaatTGTGGGATGTTATGCATGGAGTAGACATAGCTTGGAGATTAGGATATAAACATctaattttagaaatgtatttAAAACTTGTGATTAATTGACTAACGACCCATGGTATATTGGCATCGGATATTTATGTGTTGGTTTGTGATTGAAAGAATTTAATATTAGAGCACGAATAGACCATCCATCCATGTTACGTACACCATAAAGCTAATGGATTTGCAAATGATTTAACGAGAAGGGTCGAGACTCGAGAGCAACCCAAAATCCTAAAAAATATGATAACTGCCAATTTTTTGTGTTCCACTGTTTTTGTATTGGGGGACTGCTAGAAGTTGCCCCCATAGATTGCTGACTTTTTGTTATaccctctctttacagacaaATAATACTCCCCTACGCGTTTGCCTTGGAGAAAAGTCCTTTTGGTTCTGTGTGAATTAATGCACTGTACTCTGGACTTTCTTTTTGGACAATGTCTATTTTGACAGGACTTGCGTGTGTTGCTTGGAAAGAGATTTCATGCGAATTGAATTCAATGGAGCCGATAGGAATGTATATTAATTGCGTTGAACcgagttttttttaaaagctttaAATATCCATTTTTAAGTTCCTTTAGCAAATTTGTCAAGGACCCAAGAGTATTCGAATTGTGATACTACATTCTTAAAGGTAAAACCGGCCTCTCCCAGtaattgtaactattgaattaaaaaaaaaaaatagtaacaaaTAATTGTTTAGCAAAATTTGTTACATGTTTAACAGTATTGTTAAAAATAACTTTTACTTCCtcctaaagttttaaaaaaaatattcaactaAGAGTTAGGAATGTCACCAAACTCTAGTCTAGTGTTGAGGTACCGGTCTTAAGTAGACCATTCCAACTTCTAAATTTTTAATGAGTAAGGAAAATTCACATCAACAATGAGATATAAGGAAATTAACGAAAATAATCCTAAAAGTTTTGCTAAAATGATCGTCCTATTCTTGATTTTTGTGAGAAACATGACAAAATACAAAAGCTAATTTTTTCTTGAGTGACCCAATTAAGCATTTTTACTTTCTGGTAAATTAAGTGAATCAAATAGCTCAATGGAAAAATAAACTTCATCAAAGAGTGATGGGCAAATTAATAATTGTCAAAATATTCATGCATGAGTAGcgtgtgagtttttttttttttggggaaaatttagttattttttcttttttttataaatttttttaaaaaaatatttcctaaactaATATCCTTAAAATATtagttatctctctctctctatataaaaACATTCAATTCCCAAAACCATTCTTTCAATatgtaaattaatatttccaAAAGGATAATTGACTATCAATTTcactaaaacaaaagaaaattcaaaagtgtgtctcataaatatatatatatatatatatatatcttaaaagtttgattttgtttgagaTAAGTCTCACATGTTGGTGGTTTCTCACAAACTATTGACCGATGTGGGTGGGCAtttatatgaatatttaaatgtaattaattaattgcatGACCTACATGTTGATTCTACATCAAAACAATcgttcttaaatatatatatatatatatatatataaaatataaaataataaaaaaaaggccaCCCATAAGGAATTTGGCAAATATGCAAAGTCAAGGTTAGGCCTGTATGGGCGGGCCCAGGAAGGTGATGGCTGGACCCTGGAGTGAATCAAGACTTGAATTGGGTTCAAAGTAAGGCCTAAACATCAAAACAAccgttcttatatatatatataaaataaaaaataaaaaggccaCCCATAAGGAATTTGGTAAATATGCAAAGTCAAGGTTAGGCCTGTATGGGCGGGCCCAAGAAGGTGATGGCTGGACCCTGGAGTGAATCAAGACTTGAATTGGGTTCAAAGTAAGGCCTAACAAATGACCCAAGCCTTAGTCACTAGACATCAAACAATGCACTAAGTCAAGTATTAATCTTCTGAACTGACCTGTGCTGTCCTGTGCCATTGCTCTTCCTTAAACCTTTGAAGGATTTCCACACAAAACAATATGTAGTAATTGCAATCTATTTCATTTATGTACAAGTAGTCtgatatatttttaacacaatTTTGACGTGACAGATTATAAATGATTATTTATCACTTTTATATGAATTCATAACTCATTACCAACTATATCAGTATTGTAGCAAAAGTTGTGGTATAAAAATTGCattcacatttttttctttttacctttaACAATTAACATGTATTTGAATTCTTGTTGGGCCAATGGTgaagtcaaattattttttgggattaatcaatatatattacaATAGAGCATTCGTGGCTGAGTTGGCCTCCTTGGCCCTTTCATGTCCTTTTGGATATCCGGTATAAGGCCCATATCTAGTTAGATGCTCTAGTGAATAATTGGCCATACGAGGCCTTCATCTCATCCGCAGGGGATTTCGTTGCCTTAATGCCGCACACATCATTTATTTAGTGAGCTTGGGCCCTTATGGCCCACCATGAAGCATGTTCCAAAAATTGCCATGAATCAGAATAATTACTCTTCATATTGAGATCATTTATAGTTCTTTAAGTAACTCCATGATGAGTTtcttaaaatcttttttatcaattttatttaccACTTATCAATAACctaaatagataataataataataataataataataataataataataataataataataataatggattcaagttacacctggtgtaacttcaCAAGAGTTACACCTTTTGTGAACCATTGATTACTATTAGATTTAAGGGTCAAAAAACACTTATAGTAGTATCATTATTACTCACTAGTAATTAGTGATTCAAGTATTAACTCTTcttaacgtttttttttttttttttttttttttttttttttttttttttttttcgtccatatcatcatcttcttcctcttgtctttctttttgcaATATACTTTCAGGCCTCCATCATCTCTCTACAGTTTCTCTCAGACGATTGTAATTACAAGCTTTTATCTTGTCTATTAGTTGCTAAGCTTTTAACCAATAATGTAACtatataagagcatctccaacaaaGCATGCATGGCTAAAATATAGAGAGTGAAACtggaaaaaagaggaaaactgTGCTCCAACAGCCTCTCTaaaacccccttttttttttgctcatgaacagtag
The sequence above is drawn from the Quercus robur chromosome 7, dhQueRobu3.1, whole genome shotgun sequence genome and encodes:
- the LOC126691010 gene encoding NDR1/HIN1-like protein 10; this translates as MAEKEPQLNGSYPGPSIPPPNQEDKHKSRGRFCCLFGCLWKTIVALILIIVLAIFICWLILQPRMFKVHITDAKLTQFNFTNNNNNLQYKLDLNITLRNPNKKMAIYFDKIEANAFYEGQRFDTENLTKWGFKVERKSTHFLNATFSGQQWMVLGANELDFNEEKSVGVYSIYLKCYLRIRFRIGDFIGGDHKPKVRCGLKVPLISNGNLSTARFETTRCDVQLF